The following coding sequences are from one Malaciobacter pacificus window:
- a CDS encoding DUF6394 family protein, with product MDWGKVTYIFFSLMSLTTTAGFLYEPNEIALFVAAGVNIISTVLKLGVRNLLAAELLASSLVADLHLIPAFMVLTFTNDLPLAISLAIGAVVANVFSIALALIESAKSQDKEEF from the coding sequence ATGGATTGGGGTAAAGTAACCTATATTTTCTTTTCACTAATGTCTCTTACAACAACAGCTGGATTTTTATACGAGCCAAACGAAATTGCACTATTCGTAGCTGCTGGGGTAAATATTATATCAACAGTTTTAAAACTTGGTGTTAGAAACTTATTAGCTGCAGAACTTCTTGCAAGTTCGTTAGTTGCAGATTTACACTTAATCCCTGCATTTATGGTATTAACATTTACAAATGACCTACCATTAGCAATTTCATTAGCAATTGGAGCAGTTGTAGCAAATGTGTTCTCAATTGCATTAGCATTAATAGAAAGTGCAAAAAGTCAAGATAAGGAAGAATTTTAA
- the secF gene encoding protein translocase subunit SecF produces MEFFKIDKVFDFMSKRLPFLGLSGLLVIASIVLLFTKGLNFGIDFAGGTVVQVQYEQKAPIEKIRNTLEGTKYENSTITEFGSPQEVVIRIKGSSSNLANDIGDEMHKLLDSTGNFEVRRVDMVGPKVGGELREKGLMALGLSLVVILIYVSFRFEWRFAVASILALAHDVTIALGAISLFNIEVNLDILAAILTILGYSLNDTIIVFDRIREGVQISKESILDKVVNESVSKTLSRTTLTSLTTFFVVITLFLFGGEIIHGFAFTMLVGIVVGTYSSIFIAASFLVQLKFSIANFKAKEAEKLKRQKEKEKMRAMYEQGTV; encoded by the coding sequence ATGGAATTTTTTAAAATAGATAAAGTATTTGACTTTATGTCAAAAAGACTTCCTTTTTTAGGATTGTCTGGATTATTAGTTATAGCTTCAATTGTTTTACTTTTTACAAAAGGTTTAAACTTTGGTATTGATTTCGCTGGTGGTACAGTAGTTCAAGTTCAATATGAACAAAAAGCACCAATTGAGAAAATCAGAAATACTTTAGAGGGAACAAAATATGAAAACTCTACAATAACTGAGTTTGGAAGTCCCCAAGAAGTAGTTATTAGAATCAAAGGAAGTTCAAGTAATTTAGCCAATGACATTGGCGATGAAATGCATAAGCTTTTAGATTCAACAGGAAACTTTGAAGTTAGAAGAGTTGATATGGTTGGACCTAAAGTTGGTGGAGAGCTTAGAGAAAAAGGTTTAATGGCTTTAGGATTATCTTTAGTAGTTATTCTAATCTATGTATCATTTAGATTTGAATGGAGATTTGCTGTTGCTTCTATCTTAGCTTTAGCACATGATGTTACTATTGCACTTGGAGCAATATCTCTATTTAATATCGAAGTGAACTTAGATATTTTAGCAGCTATTCTTACAATCTTAGGATATTCACTAAACGATACTATTATCGTATTTGATAGAATTAGAGAAGGTGTTCAAATATCAAAAGAGTCTATTCTTGATAAAGTAGTAAATGAATCAGTAAGTAAAACTTTATCTAGAACTACTCTTACATCATTAACAACATTCTTTGTTGTTATTACTCTGTTCTTATTTGGTGGAGAGATTATTCATGGATTTGCCTTTACAATGCTTGTAGGTATTGTAGTTGGTACTTATTCATCTATTTTTATTGCAGCATCATTCTTAGTTCAGTTAAAATTCTCAATTGCTAACTTTAAAGCTAAAGAGGCTGAAAAGTTAAAAAGACAAAAAGAGAAAGAAAAAATGAGAGCTATGTACGAGCAAGGTACAGTATAA